From Sparus aurata chromosome 9, fSpaAur1.1, whole genome shotgun sequence, a single genomic window includes:
- the ttf2 gene encoding transcription termination factor 2 isoform X1, translated as MEKTLCNVHGSVCMLKTGVKDGPNKGKSFYVCVDKQGCDFSQLASVPPSHCLHHEDSMVELQALTYIQQQQSYRLFYRCVVGKKAGQRWCGYVPWTSPEKEKRNPLSDAQLQPSCLPPSRNPFKAPSKTDKDSERRRMQSDGGDEKSSEASPKAEGRESNQKENVKSKGAGEKDEEGKLNPSDTYRGKQLPAGMKVKKRVSDEERKSPKPNAEEKMTEKVKDKIKENHTQTKEGEKTISSSSVKTARPEKMHQISQDPHKDTTRVVEQTVKESVSKSARSGSTDASRDSASNKPTQPTESSQTKNNVDNDDDDDVVVVSVKPAAQKTPPASTVQKTLTTFPGFQPASKVKPQQGDPQGLHSLLTAQLQQKKATLSVVNVAALPDKGERLRTQVKELEDALDSLSLTAASQPETEVGKKSGDASAGSSQANPFSRQGGTILLPAPPALGLSQQQASSSSLGLQLSQGYTQMYGANPQAQAFYGGRMTDDRLLAVKNATCEAIDHLHKSLESCPHPEAEAPDPKGIKVTLLPHQRRALAWLLWREAQNPCGGILADDMGLGKTLTMIALILAKKKKAKEEDEKKEEKKLEGWISKTDSSLVVSKGTLIICPASLIHHWKREIDRHVKTGKLTVYLYHGPNREKSARVLADYDVVVTTYSLVSKEIPVQKEEAEKPTKDADDVPPHSAPLLRVAWARVVLDEGHNIKNPKVQTSMAVCKLRARARWAVTGTPIQNNLLDMYSLLKFLRCSPFDEYKLWKAQVDNGSNRGRERLNLLTRSLLLRRTKDQLDSTGKPLVSLPDRTLEVHRLKLSQDEKAVYDVVFAQSRSTLQNYLKRHEGNDVSKGNKSSSNPFDKVAQEFGMSQADPAASSSQQPQQASSTVHILSLLLRLRQCCCHLSLLKKTLDSSELQGDGIVLSLEEQLSALSLSSNSSSSGPDPKDTVALNGTRFHSKLFEETSESSKISAIVSELKAIKQRSDDQKSVIVSQWTSMLQIVAVHLRQMGLKYGVIDGSVNPKRRMDLVEEFNTDSKGIQVMLVSLCAGGVGLNLIGGNHLFLMDMHWNPALEDQACDRIYRVGQTKDVTIHRFECEGTVEEKISTLQVKKKELAQNVLSGTGSTFTKLSLADLRIIFGV; from the exons ATGGAAAAGACTTTATGTAATGTCCATG GCAGTGTGTGTATGCTAAAAACGGGCGTAAAGGATGGACCAAATAAAGGCAAGAGCTTCTACGTGTGCGTTGACAAGCAGGGCTGTGATTTCAGTCAGCTGGCCAG TGTGCCACCATCCCACTGCCTCCATCATGAAGACTCAATGGTTGAACTTCAAGCTCTCACCtacattcagcagcagcagagctacag GTTGTTCTACCGCTGTGttgtggggaaaaaagcagGCCAGAGGTGGTGTGGATACGTGCCTTGGACTTCA CCAGAGAAAGAAAAGCGAAACCCGCTGTCTGATGCACAGCTGCAGCCTTCCTGTCTGCCACCTTCCCGAAACCCTTTTAAGGCTCCCAGCAAGACGGACAAGGACTCTGAGAGGAGAAGGATGCagagtgatggaggtgatgagAAAAGCAGTGAGGCGAGTCCCAAGGCTGAGGGAAGAGAAAGTaatcagaaagaaaatgtgaagagCAAAGGTGCAGGAGAAAAAGATGAGGAGGGGAAGCTGAATCCATCTGATACTTACAGAGGTAAACAACTTCCAGCAGGAATGAAGGTAAAGAAGAGAGTTTcagatgaggagagaaaaagtccCAAACCTAACGCTGAGGAAAAGATGACAGAGAAGGTGAAAGACAAGATTAAAGAGAACCACACTCAGacaaaagaaggagagaaaacaatttcTTCCTCCAGTGTCAAGACTGCTCGTCCTGAGAAGATGCATCAAATTTCACAGGATCCTCACAAGGACACGACCCGTGTGGTGGAACAAACTGTAAAGGAAAGTGTCTCTAAATCTGCAAGGAGTGGTAGCACGGATGCTTCCAGAGATAGTGCCTCTAACAAACCAACACAACCCACAGAGTCAagtcaaaccaaaaacaacgtggacaatgatgatgatgacgatgtaGTGGTAGTGTCTGTGAAACCTGCTGCTCAGAAAACTCCTCCCGCCTCTACTGTCCAAAAGACCCTGACCACCTTCCCTGGCTTCCAGCCAGCATCCAAGGTCAAACCTCAGCAGGGAGATCCGCAAGGGCTTCACAGCCTGCTCACTGCTCAGCTCCAACAGAAAAAG GCCACTCTGTCTGTGGTGAATGTGGCGGCTCTGCCAGATAAAGGGGAGAGGCTGAGGACTCAGGTCAAAGAGCTGGAGGATGCACTGGATTCTCTGAGCCTCACTGCTGCTTCTCAGCCAG AGACCGAGGTTGGAAAAAAAAGCGGTGATGCTAGTGCAGGTAGCAGCCAAGCTAACCCATTCAGCCGGCAGGGTGGCACCATCCTGCTCCCGGCCCCCCCTGCCCTGGGGCTCTCCCAACAACAGGCCTCCAGCAGCTCACTGGGGCTCCAGCTGAGCCAGGGCTACACCCAGATGTATGGAG CGAACCCACAGGCCCAGGCTTTTTACGGCGGCAGGATGACTGATGACCGTCTGCTGGCAGTGAAAAATGCCACCTGCGAGGCCATCGACCATCTCCACAAATCCCTGGAGTCCTGCCCTCACCCTGAGGCCGAGGCTCCAGATCCCAAAGGCATCAAG GTAACGCTCCTGCCCCATCAGAGGAGAGCTTTGGCCTGGCTGCTCTGGAGAGAAGCCCAGAATCCGTGTGGAGGAATTCTTG CGGATGACATGGGACTAGGGAAAACTCTGACCATGATTGCTCTCATACtggccaagaagaagaaggcaaaagaggaagatgaaaagaaggaagagaagaagcTGGAGGGCTGGATCTCCAAAACTG ACTCTAGCCTGGTGGTTTCTAAAGGCACCCTGATCATCTGTCCTGCCTCGCTGATCCACCACTGGAAGAGAGAGATTGACAGACATGTCAAGACAGGCAAGCTGACTGTGTACCTGTACCACGGCCCCAACCGCGAGAAAAGTGCCAGAGT GCTGGCAGATTATGATGTGGTGGTGACCACATACAGTTTGGTCTCTAAAGAGATCCCAGTCCAGAAGGAGGAGGCTGAGAAACCCACCAAAGATGCTGACGATGTG CCACCACACTCGGCTCCTCTTCTGAGAGTGGCCTGGGCCCGAGTGGTTCTGGACGAAGGCCATAACATCAAGAACCCAAAAGTGCAGACGTCTATGGCTGTGTGTAAGCTGCGGGCTCGTGCCCGCTGGGCTGTCACTGGCACACCCATCCAGAACAACCTGCTGGACATGTACTCACTACTCAA GTTTCTGCGTTGTTCTCCGTTCGATGAGTACAAACTGTGGAAAGCTCAGGTGGACAACGGCTCTAatagaggcagagagagactcAACCTCCTGACAAGGAGTCTTCTGCTCCGACGGACCAAAGACCAGCTGGACTCCACAGGAAAACCACTG GTGTCTCTTCCTGATCGGACCCTCGAGGTGCATCGACTCAAACTGTCCCAGGATGAAAAGGCTGTTTATGATGTGGTCTTTGCCCAGTCCAG ATCTACCCTGCAGAACTACCTCAAGAGACATGAAGGAAATGATGTGAGCAAGGGAAACAAATCCAGTAGTAACCCCTTTGACAAAG TTGCCCAAGAGTTTGGTATGTCCCAGGCTGACCCTGCTGCGTCGAGTTCCCAGCAGCCCCAACAGGCGTCTAGCACCGTCCACATCCTGTCTCTGTTGCTGCGCCTCCGACAGTGCTGCTGTCACCTCTCACTCCTTAagaag ACTCTTGACTCGTCGGAGCTGCAGGGCGATGGGATCGTCTTGTCTCTGGAGGAGCAGCTCAGCGCTCTGTCACTCTCCTCCAACTCCTCGTCATCGGGCCCTGACCCCAAAGACACTGTGGCCCTTAATGGCACCCGCTTCCACTCAAAGCTATTTGAGGAAACCAGTGAGAGCAGCAAG ATATCTGCTATTGTCTCTGAGCTGAAGGCAATCAAACAAAGAAGTGATGATCAGAAAAG CGTGATCGTGTCCCAGTGGACCAGCATGCTCCAAATTGTTGCAGTTCATCTGCGGCAGATGGGCCTGAAATATGGTGTTATTGACGGGAGTGTCAACCCAAAACGCCGCATGGACCTTGTCGAAGAATTCAACACTGACTCTAAAGGAATTCAG GTGATGCTGGTGTCCCTCTGTGCCGGAGGCGTTGGACTCAATCTCATTGGAGGGAATCACCTCTTTCTCATGGACATGCACTG GAACCCAGCCTTGGAGGATCAGGCATGTGACAGAATCTACAGAGTTGGACAAACTAAAGATGTCACAATCCACAG GTTTGAGTGTGAAGGCACAGTGGAGGAGAAGATTTCCACCCTGcaggtgaagaagaaggagctgGCTCAGAATGTGCTGTCAGGAACAGGAAGCACCTTCACCAAACTCTCTCTGGCAGATCTCCGAATCATTTTTGGTGTCTGA
- the ttf2 gene encoding transcription termination factor 2 isoform X2 encodes MEKTLCNVHGSVCMLKTGVKDGPNKGKSFYVCVDKQGCDFSQLASVPPSHCLHHEDSMVELQALTYIQQQQSYRLFYRCVVGKKAGQRWCGYVPWTSPEKEKRNPLSDAQLQPSCLPPSRNPFKAPSKTDKDSERRRMQSDGGDEKSSEASPKAEGRESNQKENVKSKGAGEKDEEGKLNPSDTYRGKQLPAGMKVKKRVSDEERKSPKPNAEEKMTEKVKDKIKENHTQTKEGEKTISSSSVKTARPEKMHQISQDPHKDTTRVVEQTVKESVSKSARSGSTDASRDSASNKPTQPTESSQTKNNVDNDDDDDVVVVSVKPAAQKTPPASTVQKTLTTFPGFQPASKVKPQQGDPQGLHSLLTAQLQQKKATLSVVNVAALPDKGERLRTQVKELEDALDSLSLTAASQPETEVGKKSGDASAGSSQANPFSRQGGTILLPAPPALGLSQQQASSSSLGLQLSQGYTQMYGANPQAQAFYGGRMTDDRLLAVKNATCEAIDHLHKSLESCPHPEAEAPDPKGIKVTLLPHQRRALAWLLWREAQNPCGGILADDMGLGKTLTMIALILAKKKKAKEEDEKKEEKKLEGWISKTDSSLVVSKGTLIICPASLIHHWKREIDRHVKTGKLTVYLYHGPNREKSARVLADYDVVVTTYSLVSKEIPVQKEEAEKPTKDADDVPPHSAPLLRVAWARVVLDEGHNIKNPKVQTSMAVCKLRARARWAVTGTPIQNNLLDMYSLLKFLRCSPFDEYKLWKAQVDNGSNRGRERLNLLTRSLLLRRTKDQLDSTGKPLVSLPDRTLEVHRLKLSQDEKAVYDVVFAQSRSTLQNYLKRHEGNDVSKGNKSSSNPFDKVAQEFGMSQADPAASSSQQPQQASSTVHILSLLLRLRQCCCHLSLLKKTLDSSELQGDGIVLSLEEQLSALSLSSNSSSSGPDPKDTVALNGTRFHSKLFEETSESSKKSLEEVGEEKNC; translated from the exons ATGGAAAAGACTTTATGTAATGTCCATG GCAGTGTGTGTATGCTAAAAACGGGCGTAAAGGATGGACCAAATAAAGGCAAGAGCTTCTACGTGTGCGTTGACAAGCAGGGCTGTGATTTCAGTCAGCTGGCCAG TGTGCCACCATCCCACTGCCTCCATCATGAAGACTCAATGGTTGAACTTCAAGCTCTCACCtacattcagcagcagcagagctacag GTTGTTCTACCGCTGTGttgtggggaaaaaagcagGCCAGAGGTGGTGTGGATACGTGCCTTGGACTTCA CCAGAGAAAGAAAAGCGAAACCCGCTGTCTGATGCACAGCTGCAGCCTTCCTGTCTGCCACCTTCCCGAAACCCTTTTAAGGCTCCCAGCAAGACGGACAAGGACTCTGAGAGGAGAAGGATGCagagtgatggaggtgatgagAAAAGCAGTGAGGCGAGTCCCAAGGCTGAGGGAAGAGAAAGTaatcagaaagaaaatgtgaagagCAAAGGTGCAGGAGAAAAAGATGAGGAGGGGAAGCTGAATCCATCTGATACTTACAGAGGTAAACAACTTCCAGCAGGAATGAAGGTAAAGAAGAGAGTTTcagatgaggagagaaaaagtccCAAACCTAACGCTGAGGAAAAGATGACAGAGAAGGTGAAAGACAAGATTAAAGAGAACCACACTCAGacaaaagaaggagagaaaacaatttcTTCCTCCAGTGTCAAGACTGCTCGTCCTGAGAAGATGCATCAAATTTCACAGGATCCTCACAAGGACACGACCCGTGTGGTGGAACAAACTGTAAAGGAAAGTGTCTCTAAATCTGCAAGGAGTGGTAGCACGGATGCTTCCAGAGATAGTGCCTCTAACAAACCAACACAACCCACAGAGTCAagtcaaaccaaaaacaacgtggacaatgatgatgatgacgatgtaGTGGTAGTGTCTGTGAAACCTGCTGCTCAGAAAACTCCTCCCGCCTCTACTGTCCAAAAGACCCTGACCACCTTCCCTGGCTTCCAGCCAGCATCCAAGGTCAAACCTCAGCAGGGAGATCCGCAAGGGCTTCACAGCCTGCTCACTGCTCAGCTCCAACAGAAAAAG GCCACTCTGTCTGTGGTGAATGTGGCGGCTCTGCCAGATAAAGGGGAGAGGCTGAGGACTCAGGTCAAAGAGCTGGAGGATGCACTGGATTCTCTGAGCCTCACTGCTGCTTCTCAGCCAG AGACCGAGGTTGGAAAAAAAAGCGGTGATGCTAGTGCAGGTAGCAGCCAAGCTAACCCATTCAGCCGGCAGGGTGGCACCATCCTGCTCCCGGCCCCCCCTGCCCTGGGGCTCTCCCAACAACAGGCCTCCAGCAGCTCACTGGGGCTCCAGCTGAGCCAGGGCTACACCCAGATGTATGGAG CGAACCCACAGGCCCAGGCTTTTTACGGCGGCAGGATGACTGATGACCGTCTGCTGGCAGTGAAAAATGCCACCTGCGAGGCCATCGACCATCTCCACAAATCCCTGGAGTCCTGCCCTCACCCTGAGGCCGAGGCTCCAGATCCCAAAGGCATCAAG GTAACGCTCCTGCCCCATCAGAGGAGAGCTTTGGCCTGGCTGCTCTGGAGAGAAGCCCAGAATCCGTGTGGAGGAATTCTTG CGGATGACATGGGACTAGGGAAAACTCTGACCATGATTGCTCTCATACtggccaagaagaagaaggcaaaagaggaagatgaaaagaaggaagagaagaagcTGGAGGGCTGGATCTCCAAAACTG ACTCTAGCCTGGTGGTTTCTAAAGGCACCCTGATCATCTGTCCTGCCTCGCTGATCCACCACTGGAAGAGAGAGATTGACAGACATGTCAAGACAGGCAAGCTGACTGTGTACCTGTACCACGGCCCCAACCGCGAGAAAAGTGCCAGAGT GCTGGCAGATTATGATGTGGTGGTGACCACATACAGTTTGGTCTCTAAAGAGATCCCAGTCCAGAAGGAGGAGGCTGAGAAACCCACCAAAGATGCTGACGATGTG CCACCACACTCGGCTCCTCTTCTGAGAGTGGCCTGGGCCCGAGTGGTTCTGGACGAAGGCCATAACATCAAGAACCCAAAAGTGCAGACGTCTATGGCTGTGTGTAAGCTGCGGGCTCGTGCCCGCTGGGCTGTCACTGGCACACCCATCCAGAACAACCTGCTGGACATGTACTCACTACTCAA GTTTCTGCGTTGTTCTCCGTTCGATGAGTACAAACTGTGGAAAGCTCAGGTGGACAACGGCTCTAatagaggcagagagagactcAACCTCCTGACAAGGAGTCTTCTGCTCCGACGGACCAAAGACCAGCTGGACTCCACAGGAAAACCACTG GTGTCTCTTCCTGATCGGACCCTCGAGGTGCATCGACTCAAACTGTCCCAGGATGAAAAGGCTGTTTATGATGTGGTCTTTGCCCAGTCCAG ATCTACCCTGCAGAACTACCTCAAGAGACATGAAGGAAATGATGTGAGCAAGGGAAACAAATCCAGTAGTAACCCCTTTGACAAAG TTGCCCAAGAGTTTGGTATGTCCCAGGCTGACCCTGCTGCGTCGAGTTCCCAGCAGCCCCAACAGGCGTCTAGCACCGTCCACATCCTGTCTCTGTTGCTGCGCCTCCGACAGTGCTGCTGTCACCTCTCACTCCTTAagaag ACTCTTGACTCGTCGGAGCTGCAGGGCGATGGGATCGTCTTGTCTCTGGAGGAGCAGCTCAGCGCTCTGTCACTCTCCTCCAACTCCTCGTCATCGGGCCCTGACCCCAAAGACACTGTGGCCCTTAATGGCACCCGCTTCCACTCAAAGCTATTTGAGGAAACCAGTGAGAGCAGCAAG AAAAGTCTAGAAGAAGTAGGAGAAGAGAAGAATTGTTG A